A stretch of Argiope bruennichi chromosome 10, qqArgBrue1.1, whole genome shotgun sequence DNA encodes these proteins:
- the LOC129988774 gene encoding uncharacterized protein LOC129988774 isoform X1 codes for MSTDSFHTYLTIFGILLMATIVRSQDLGLEENVKDILARRKNLDYVRQLVEDMDNQLNRLHKRSCILRLPGMDCDYGGVTGNAKDHSFWVGDDSPGKKRSYQYSCDFKVGNPEGCLGKLVDGDKKDNSHWGDPDGPGRK; via the exons ATGTCGACCGACAGTTTCCATACATATCTAACTATCTTCGGGATTCTTCTAATGGCTACCATTGTAAGAAGCCAGGATCTAGGACTGGAAGA aaacgtCAAAGACATTCTAGCACGACGAAAAAACCTGGATTATGTCAGACAATTAGTAGAAGATATGGATAATCAGCTCAACAGACTGCA CAAACGTTCTTGCATCTTGCGCTTGCCCGGTATGGATTGCGACTATGGCGGCGTCACAGGTAATGCCAAAGACCACAGTTTCTGGGTCGGTGACGATTCTCCTGGCAAAAAGCGAAGCTACCAGTACAGTTGTGATTTCAAGGTTGGAAACCCTGAAGGGTGCTTGGGGAAACTTGTTGATGGGGATAAGAAAGATAACTCTCACTGGGGTGATCCCGATGGTCCCGGAAGGAAGTGA
- the LOC129988774 gene encoding uncharacterized protein LOC129988774 isoform X2, with translation MSTDSFHTYLTIFGILLMATIVRSQDLGLEENVKDILARRKNLDYVRQLVEDMDNQLNRLQKRTCYVNAGMSDSCDYKTLVKDLNNELTWSAGETPGKRKRNGGEAMKETHSEIGRFLRSMRVLAANHKRR, from the exons ATGTCGACCGACAGTTTCCATACATATCTAACTATCTTCGGGATTCTTCTAATGGCTACCATTGTAAGAAGCCAGGATCTAGGACTGGAAGA aaacgtCAAAGACATTCTAGCACGACGAAAAAACCTGGATTATGTCAGACAATTAGTAGAAGATATGGATAATCAGCTCAACAGACTGCA AAAGAGGACCTGCTACGTAAACGCTGGCATGTCCGATTCCTGTGACTACAAGACCCTGGTGAAGGACCTCAACAACGAGTTGACCTGGAGTGCTGGCGAGACCCCCGGAAAGCGAAAGAGGAATGGCGGAGAAGCCATGAAAGAGACCCACTCGGAAATCGGTCGATTCTTGAGATCCATGCGAGTTCTAGCCGCTAACCACAAGCGTCGATAA